In Peromyscus eremicus chromosome 2, PerEre_H2_v1, whole genome shotgun sequence, a single genomic region encodes these proteins:
- the Foxe3 gene encoding forkhead box protein E3 has translation MDAHVAFSGFPALPSVSPSGPKPSPLLAVAEPGHEPEEVTSGGDVEPTAASGPGRRRRRPLQRGKPPYSYIALIAMALAHAPGRRLTLAAIYRFITERFAFYRDSPRKWQNSIRHNLTLNDCFVKVPREPGNPGKGNYWTLDPAAADMFDNGSFLRRRKRFKRAELPAPPPPPFPYAPFPPAPAPAPPARLFRLDSLLGLQPEPPGPVASEPPCCSAPDATFPPCAAAAAAAAASPPLYPPAPLPAEPLLALAGPAGALGPLSPGDAYLRQPGFAPGLERYL, from the coding sequence ATGGATGCGCACGTCGCTTTCTCGGGCTTCCCGGCCCTGCCCTCAGTCTCGCCGTCGGGGCCGAAGCCGTCGCCGCTGCTAGCCGTCGCCGAGCCGGGACACGAGCCCGAGGAGGTGACCAGCGGCGGGGACGTGGAGCCCACGGCCGCATCGGGCCCGGGGAGGAGGCGCCGGCGGCCGCTGCAGCGCGGGAAGCCTCCCTACTCGTACATCGCGCTCATCGCCATGGCCCTGGCGCACGCTCCGGGCCGCCGTCTCACGCTGGCCGCCATCTACCGCTTCATCACCGAGCGCTTCGCCTTCTACCGCGACAGCCCGCGCAAGTGGCAGAACAGCATCCGCCACAACCTCACCCTCAACGACTGCTTCGTCAAGGTGCCGCGCGAGCCGGGCAACCCGGGCAAAGGCAACTACTGGACGCTCGACCCCGCGGCCGCCGACATGTTCGACAACGGCAGCTTCCTGCGGCGCCGCAAGCGCTTCAAGCGCGCCGAGCTGCCcgcgccgcccccgccgccctTCCCCTACGCGCCCTTCCCGCCCGCGCCCGCGCCCGCGCCGCCCGCGCGCCTCTTCCGCCTGGACAGCCTGCTGGGCTTGCAGCCCGAGCCGCCGGGGCCGGTGGCGTCCGAGCCGCCCTGCTGCTCCGCGCCCGACGCCACCTTCCCGccctgcgccgccgccgccgccgccgccgccgcctcgccGCCGCTCTACCCGCCCGCGCCGCTGCCCGCCGAGCCTCTCCTGGCCTTGGCGGGACCGGCCGGTGCGCTCGGGCCGCTCAGCCCCGGGGACGCCTACCTGAGACAGCCGGGCTTCGCCCCGGGGCTGGAACGCTACCTGTGA